One genomic region from Diachasmimorpha longicaudata isolate KC_UGA_2023 chromosome 18, iyDiaLong2, whole genome shotgun sequence encodes:
- the LOC135170950 gene encoding cytochrome b5-like yields MTTTYTAEEVSHHNSEENLWMIIHGGVYDVTKFLSEHPGGEEVLLKLGGQDGTTCFDDIGHTTEAIQLRERYRIGEVGTSGVNNSGPSRPDDTPKDNTEWMIEKDKQKPSPLLPIFVGILAIIYASLFYYLP; encoded by the coding sequence atgacgaCCACATACACTGCCGAGGAGGTGTCTCATCACAACAGCGAAGAGAACCTCTGGATGATTATTCACGGTGGCGTTTACGATGTGACAAAATTTCTGAGTGAACACCCAGGAGGCGAGGAAGTTCTCCTGAAACTTGGGGGTCAAGATGGTACAACTTGTTTCGACGATATTGGACACACAACCGAGGCAATCCAATTACGAGAGAGGTACAGAATAGGCGAGGTAGGGACCAGTGGAGTGAACAATTCTGGACCCTCGAGGCCTGATGACACTCCCAAGGATAACACCGAGTGGATGATCGAGAAAGACAAGCAGAAGCCATCACCCCTGTTGCCCATTTTTGTCGGTATTCTCGCAATTATTTATGCATCActgttttattatttaccttGA